One genomic segment of Borrelia miyamotoi includes these proteins:
- the pyrH gene encoding UMP kinase has translation MIKIISLGGGIINPDKINIEYIKNLRNLIFKWVKESNRRKIILITGGGKIAREYQDAYKQINPKFKNHELDKIGIMATKLNATLIKKAMQPLCIDNIVSDPTQDFHFKGQILVVSGWKAGFSTDYITVKLAEKFKSDEIINLTNVSQIYDKDPNKFDDAKGLKNITWKELQDIVGKNWEPGANLPFDPIATKLASKLSLKAYVLNGIDLQNLKKVFDKNDDFLGTIVVK, from the coding sequence ATGATTAAAATAATTAGCCTTGGGGGTGGAATAATCAATCCTGATAAAATCAACATAGAATATATTAAAAATCTTAGAAATCTTATTTTCAAATGGGTAAAAGAAAGTAATAGAAGAAAAATCATCTTAATAACAGGAGGTGGAAAAATAGCAAGAGAATATCAAGATGCTTATAAACAAATCAATCCTAAGTTTAAAAATCATGAACTTGATAAGATTGGGATAATGGCAACCAAATTAAATGCCACACTTATTAAGAAAGCAATGCAACCATTATGCATTGACAATATTGTTAGCGATCCCACTCAAGATTTCCATTTTAAAGGACAAATATTAGTTGTATCAGGATGGAAAGCAGGATTCTCAACAGATTATATTACTGTAAAGCTTGCCGAAAAATTTAAGTCAGATGAAATAATTAATTTAACAAATGTAAGCCAAATTTATGATAAAGATCCAAACAAATTTGATGATGCAAAAGGATTAAAAAACATTACTTGGAAGGAATTACAAGACATTGTTGGAAAAAACTGGGAACCTGGTGCAAATCTGCCATTCGACCCAATAGCAACTAAACTAGCATCAAAGCTTAGTCTTAAGGCTTATGTACTAAATGGAATTGACCTTCAAAACTTAAAAAAAGTTTTTGATAAAAATGATGATTTTTTAGGCACTATTGTAGTAAAATAA
- the pyrG gene encoding glutamine hydrolyzing CTP synthase, with the protein MIDNLKILVVTGGVISGIGKGVTSASIARLFKDNLKITPIKCDGYLNTDPGTINPVEHGEVFVLNDGGEVDMDFGHYERFLNLNSKSNWNITMGKIYKNILENERQGKYLGRTVQLIPHVTNEIKETIFRIAEDEGSELLVIEIGGTVGDMENILFIETMRQIRYDIGSDNIAFVHLTYIPNPVGINEQKSKPTQQSVKTLNKAGIFPDLIIARNSQLLTNQIRQKIAMFCNVDASSIIDNVDVSTIYEIPLSFYKQGLHEILGSRLKINVKPKVDSLDRLVNIIKKNLVFPKKVVNIAICGKYTELGDSYASIFESLTHVSANLDMLVKTTVIDSTNFNEEMLKNIDGIVVPGGFGGRGYEGKIRAIKYARENNIPFLGICLGMQLAVIEFARNVCGILDADTEENFSDDGATCRSISPVVHLLPGQKELKDKGATMRLGGHPVFLKKGTIAFKLYGSEMIFERFRHRYEVNNDYLDVFNNHGLVVSGFSQDSRIVKMIEIPNNKFFVACQFHPELITRLESPAKLFVGLIKACL; encoded by the coding sequence ATGATAGATAATCTAAAGATTTTGGTAGTAACAGGTGGAGTGATTTCTGGGATAGGTAAAGGAGTTACATCAGCAAGTATCGCAAGGTTATTTAAGGATAATTTGAAGATAACACCAATTAAGTGTGATGGTTATTTGAATACTGATCCTGGTACTATTAATCCTGTGGAGCATGGAGAGGTTTTTGTTCTCAATGATGGTGGGGAAGTTGACATGGATTTTGGTCATTATGAGCGATTTTTGAATCTGAATTCTAAATCTAATTGGAACATTACGATGGGCAAAATATATAAAAATATTCTTGAAAATGAGAGACAAGGGAAATATTTAGGACGGACTGTACAGCTTATTCCTCATGTTACTAATGAGATCAAAGAAACGATTTTTAGGATTGCTGAAGATGAGGGCAGTGAACTTTTAGTAATTGAGATTGGTGGTACTGTAGGGGATATGGAAAACATTTTGTTTATTGAGACAATGAGACAGATAAGATATGACATTGGGAGTGATAATATTGCTTTTGTTCACTTGACTTATATTCCAAATCCTGTTGGGATAAATGAACAAAAGTCTAAACCTACGCAACAGAGTGTAAAGACTTTAAATAAAGCTGGAATTTTTCCAGATTTAATTATTGCTAGAAATTCTCAACTTTTAACAAACCAGATAAGACAAAAAATAGCAATGTTTTGTAATGTTGATGCTTCATCTATTATTGATAATGTTGATGTTTCTACTATTTATGAAATCCCTCTATCTTTTTATAAACAAGGATTACATGAAATTTTGGGATCAAGATTAAAAATAAATGTTAAGCCCAAAGTGGATAGTCTTGATCGATTAGTTAATATAATAAAGAAAAATCTTGTATTTCCTAAGAAGGTAGTCAATATTGCTATTTGTGGTAAATATACTGAGCTTGGTGATTCTTATGCATCAATATTTGAGTCTTTAACGCATGTGTCTGCTAATTTAGATATGTTGGTTAAGACAACTGTAATTGATAGTACCAATTTTAATGAGGAGATGTTGAAGAATATAGATGGTATAGTAGTGCCTGGTGGTTTTGGTGGTAGAGGATATGAAGGTAAAATTCGTGCAATTAAATATGCTCGTGAAAATAATATTCCTTTTCTTGGTATTTGTCTTGGTATGCAACTTGCAGTAATTGAATTCGCTCGTAATGTTTGTGGAATACTTGATGCTGATACTGAAGAAAATTTTTCTGATGATGGTGCTACATGCAGATCTATTAGTCCTGTTGTTCATTTATTGCCTGGTCAAAAGGAACTGAAAGATAAGGGTGCTACAATGCGACTTGGAGGACATCCTGTTTTTTTAAAGAAAGGTACGATTGCTTTTAAACTTTATGGAAGTGAAATGATCTTTGAAAGATTTAGACATAGGTATGAGGTTAACAATGACTATCTTGATGTATTTAATAATCATGGACTTGTTGTATCTGGATTTTCTCAAGATTCCCGGATAGTAAAAATGATAGAAATACCGAATAATAAGTTTTTTGTAGCTTGTCAATTTCATCCTGAGCTGATTACAAGATTGGAGAGTCCAGCTAAACTTTTTGTAGGGTTAATAAAAGCATGTCTTTAA